A single window of Pseudomonas lijiangensis DNA harbors:
- a CDS encoding uroporphyrinogen-III C-methyltransferase, translating into MSETALPKDEESVLKTSTSTPDPVRPVRTGSRSNGLVILALLLAVAGVAVAGWGVWQLRMLQEGHLQQRGQVEGIAQQTRLLTENDQELSARLAQFPPVDQLEDSRRLVAQLQGDQQRLSQRLETVLGASRKDWRLAEAEHLLRLASLRLSALQDINSAQALVQGADEILREQDDPGSFAAREQLAKSLAALRSIEQPDRTGLFLQLAALRDQSVQLNRLAPEYEDKGEPLLGVTPDKNDDSYWSRWWSHISHYFRIDFNADKDIRPVLAGQSLAQVRLALSLAIEQAQWAALNGEPKVYTQSLLEAKSVLMGNFNQDEPQSKVIGERLDTLIKQPVSVVTPDLAQSLSAVQAYLERRHASGQPAEARGISP; encoded by the coding sequence GTGAGCGAAACAGCCTTGCCTAAAGATGAAGAATCGGTGTTGAAAACATCGACATCCACACCTGATCCAGTGCGCCCGGTGCGTACCGGTAGCCGCAGCAATGGTCTGGTGATCCTGGCCTTGTTGCTTGCCGTTGCAGGCGTTGCCGTCGCCGGTTGGGGGGTGTGGCAACTGCGCATGCTGCAGGAAGGTCACTTGCAGCAGCGAGGACAGGTCGAAGGCATCGCCCAGCAGACTCGGCTCCTGACCGAGAATGATCAGGAACTGAGTGCCCGCCTTGCTCAATTTCCACCTGTTGATCAACTGGAAGACAGCCGTCGTCTGGTTGCCCAGTTGCAGGGCGATCAGCAGCGTCTGAGCCAGCGTCTGGAAACCGTGCTCGGCGCAAGCCGCAAGGACTGGCGTCTGGCCGAGGCCGAGCATCTGCTGCGTCTGGCCAGTCTGCGCCTGTCGGCGTTGCAGGATATCAACAGCGCACAGGCGCTGGTTCAGGGCGCCGATGAGATTCTGCGCGAACAGGATGATCCGGGTTCGTTTGCCGCTCGCGAGCAACTGGCCAAAAGCCTGGCAGCGCTGCGCAGTATCGAGCAACCGGACCGTACCGGCCTGTTCCTGCAGCTGGCTGCCCTGCGCGACCAGTCCGTTCAGCTCAACAGGCTGGCGCCCGAGTACGAAGATAAAGGCGAGCCGCTCCTGGGCGTGACTCCGGACAAGAACGACGACAGTTACTGGTCCCGCTGGTGGAGCCACATTTCCCATTACTTCCGCATCGACTTCAACGCCGACAAGGACATTCGTCCGGTACTGGCTGGCCAGAGTCTGGCTCAGGTCCGCCTGGCTCTGAGCCTGGCAATCGAGCAGGCGCAATGGGCCGCGCTCAATGGCGAGCCGAAGGTCTACACCCAATCGTTGCTGGAGGCCAAGAGCGTCCTGATGGGCAACTTCAATCAGGATGAACCACAGAGCAAGGTGATCGGCGAGCGTCTGGATACCCTGATCAAACAACCTGTTTCGGTAGTGACGCCGGATCTGGCTCAGAGCCTGAGTGCAGTCCAGGCCTATCTTGAACGTCGTCATGCATCCGGTCAGCCTGCCGAGGCTCGGGGGATCAGCCCATGA